A region of Salmo salar chromosome ssa17, Ssal_v3.1, whole genome shotgun sequence DNA encodes the following proteins:
- the LOC123728145 gene encoding protein piccolo-like, protein MPAWEQLATQPLPQVQPQETPKPDPKITSPKQQPGKPANPTPAQKSPQNPKTSEPQTPPQQPRLPGRRQSSAILATQQPPKQDSGGLFDFGGPKSQSTPSKPEESVSGKMFGFGSSIFSSTSTLITSAVQDEPRIILPASPKVSAPASPKMPPTKEIKPLAVPNAEKKAEQPQQAKIPPSVQAKVDKPPSEPQKGAASSQPAPKAHQSTCPLCKVELNMGSKDPPNYNTCTVCKNTVCNLCGFKLMPNVTEVKEWLCLNCQMQRALGGMESPGPPMMKPSPSKVSTSAAPQKYTVAPVTTRNETPTPAGQQKAAPTPVSPRKEQVTSASQPAPSKPTESVSGKMFGFGSSIFSSASTLITSTVQDEPRTTPPASPKFAVPVGPKQKETPRPAGPKKWAIKQPHPKRCQ, encoded by the exons ATGCCTGCATGGGAACAGCTGGCTACACAGCCCCTGCCTCAAGTACAGCCTCAGGAAACTCCAAAGCCAGACCCTAAAATCACTTCCCCAAAGCAGCAGCCTGGGAAACCAGCCAATCCAACACCTGCTCAGAAGTCACCACAGAACCCAAAAACATCAGAACCTCAGACACCACCACAGCAGCCCAGACTTCCTGGGCGTAGGCAGAGTAGTGCCATCTTAGCAACACAGCAACCCCCCAAGCAGGACTCAGGAGGCTTATTTGACTTTGGTGGTCCCAAATCTCAGTCTACCCCTTCAAAACCTGAAGAGTCTGTGTCTGGGAAGATGTTTGGCTTTGGCTCCTCCATATTCAGCTCCACATCCACTTTGATCACCTCAGCTGTTCAGGATGAGCCCCGCATCATATTACCAGCTTCCCCCAAGGTGTCTGCACCGGCCTCTCCCAAGATGCCGCCTACAAAGGAGATAAAACCACTTGCTGTTCCGAATGCAGAAAAGAAAGCAGAGCAACCCCAGCAGGCCAAGATCCCCCCATCAGTACAGGCCAAAGTGGACAAACCCCCATCAGAACCTCAAAAGGGAGCAGCATCCTCCCAACCAGCTCCCAAAGCACACCAGTCCACTTGTCCACTCTGCAAGGTGGAACTCAACATGGGATCCAAGGACCCTCCCAACTACAACACCTGCACTGTATGCAAGAACACTGTTTGCAACCTCTGTGGATTCAAGCTCATGCCGAATGTTACAGAG GTGAAGGAGTGGCTGTGTCTGAACTGTCAGATGCAGAGAGCACTAGGAGGAATGGAATCTCCTGGACCTCCCATGATGAAACCCTCGCCAAGCAAAGTCTCCACATCTGCTGCTCCTCAAAAATACACTGTCGCACCTGTTACAACTCGAAATGAGACTCCCACACCAGCTGGTCAACAAAAAGCGGCTCCTACACCAGTCTCACCCAGAAAAGAGCAAGTGACTTCAGCCTCTCAGCCCGCTCCCTCAAAGCCGACAGAGTCAGTGTCCGGGAAGATGTTTGGTTTTGGTTCCTCTATCTTCAGCTCTGCATCCACTTTGATCACCTCAACTGTTCAGGATGAGCCCCGCACCACACCGCCAGCTTCTCCCAAGTTTGCTGTACCTGTTGGACCTAAACAGAAGGAGACTCCCAGACCTGCTGGTCCCAAAAAGTGGGCCATAAAACAGCCTCACCCAAAAAGGTGTCAATGA
- the LOC123728318 gene encoding protein bassoon yields the protein MLEEELQRKSGVEFEPEESPGSSSNSSSSSSDSSSGAVDALLPAPVPPQAPAGEKREDSSCSDSGSSVESSKEAPAMFSNFLSGANPLSSVSSAVRGSLFGDNAEGDKQKAGTQQPGSGPGPRKAPQQGHGKQDQAPPKQGGPQLQGNGQAGQADKPSGQQASTKGGPKQQSPAKGGPQQEAPDKGGPQQQGPHKGGPQQEGPGKGGLQQAPQQQGPPKAGSQQDSPVVGAQQQAPAKGGTQQQWSPKVGAQQQAPKCGPQQQGSPKVGAKQQAPAKSGPQQQGSHKVGAQHQAPTKVGPQQQGSPKVGAQQQAPSKGRPQQQGSPKVGAQPQGFPKTGTQQQGSPRTTPQQQASGKPGTQSNAGPMAGAKPLCPVCNTTGLNLNTKEPPNHNTCTQCKTVACSLCGFSPPDSGGKEWLCLTCQMQRALGGSYPPKTEVAKAADPQKPGSSAPAQKTLQENRRASGLQKPPEQPGQPGLKQSNATPSTQQEPGKPQQQLPKSGASPAKAVPPEAPPTKEQSGGFFGFGGAKSQPAPSKPEDSVSGKIFPKVTAAAHASPKMPPAKETKPPVAQKAEEKKAEQPQQVKIPPLVQAKVDKPPSEPPKGAASSQPAPKAGQSTCPLCKVELNKGSKDPPNYNTCTECKNTVCNLCGFNPMPNVTEVNEWLCLNCQMKRMESPGLPMIKPQPSPNNGSAPQKTTVPPTTPQKKDTPTPDSPQRKPVTSATQPPKTEVAKAADPQKPGSSAPAQKTLQENRRASGLQKPPEQPGQPGLKQSNATPSTQQEPGKPQQQLPKSGASPAKAVPPEAPPTKEQSGGFFGFGGAKSQPAPSKPEDSVSGKMFGFGSSIFSSASTLITSAVQDEPRFTPPASPKGSAAAQASPKMPPAKEIKPPAAQRAEEKKAEQPQQVKVPPSVHAKVDKLPSDPPKGGASSQPAPKAGQSTCLLCKVELNKGSKDPPNFNTCTECKNTVCNLCGFNPMPNVSEVKEWMWLCLNCQMQRALGGMEDPEHPMMKPKPSPNQVSAPAAPQKKDTPTSSGPHKVATAPASPKKKPVTRASQPAPSKPEDSVSGKMLGFGSSIFSSASTLITSAVQDEHRTTPPASPKVTAAAQASPKMPPAKETSQPAPKAGQSTCPLCKVELNKGSKDPPNYNICTECKNTVCNLCGFNPMPNVPEEWLCLNCQMQRTLGGMEPPEPPDD from the exons ATGCTGGAGGAAGAGTTACAGAG gaagTCTGGTGTAGAATTTGAACCGGAGGAGAGcccaggcagcagcagcaacagtagcagtagtagcagtgacAGCAGTAGTGGGGCGGTAGATGCCCTGCTCCCAGCCCCAGTTCCTCCCCAGGCCCCtgcaggagagaagagagaggacagctcCTGCTCTGACTCAGGCAGCTCTGTAGAGTCCAGCAAGGAGGCACCTGCCATGTTCTCTAACTTTTTAAGCGGTGCGAACCCCCTCAGCTCCGTCTCTTCTGCTGTCAGAGGAAGTCTGTTTGGGGATAATGCGGAGGGGGACAAACAGAAAGCAGGCACTCAGCAGCCTGGGTCAGGCCCTGGCCCTCGGAAGGCCCCACAGCAGGGACATGGGAAACAGGACCAGGCACCTCCTAAACAGGGAGGACCCCAGCTCCAGGGGAATGGCCAAGCTGGTCAAGCAGACAAACCTAGCGGGCAGCAAGCCTCCACTAAGGGTGGACCAAAACAGCAATCCCCTGCTAAGGGTGGACCACAACAGGAAGCCCCTGATAAGGGTGGACCTCAACAGCAAGGACCTCATAAAGGTGGACCTCAACAGGAAGGACCTGGTAAAGGAGGACTACAACAAGCCCCCCAGCAGCAAGGACCTCCTAAAGCTGGATCACAACAAGATTCCCCTGTAGTAGGGGCTCAACAGCAAGCTCCTGCTAAGGGTGGAACACAACAACAATGGTCACCGAAGGTTGGGGCTCAACAACAAGCTCCTAAGTGTGGACCACAACAGCAAGGTTCGCCTAAGGTTGGAGCTAAACAGCAAGCCCCTGCTAAAAGTGGACCCCAACAGCAAGGTTCACATAAAGTTGGGGCTCAACATCAAGCTCCTACTAAAGTTGGACCCCAACAACAAGGTTCACCTAAGGTTGGAGCTCAACAGCAAGCCCCTTCTAAGGGTAGACCACAACAGCAAGGGTCCCCTAAGGTTGGAGCTCAGCCACAAGGGTTCCCTAAGACCGGGACTCAGCAGCAGGGCTCCCCCAGGACTACACCACAGCAGCAGGCTTCTGGTAAACCTGGGACTCAGTCTAATGCTGGACCTATGGCTGGAGCTAAACCCCTGTGTCCAGTGTGTAACACTACTGGACTCAACCTGAACACCAAGGAGCCACCCAACCATAACACCTGCACACAGTGTAAGACTGTCGCCTGCAGCTTGTGTGGCTTCAGTCCTCCTGACTCGGGT GGTAAGGAGTGGCTATGTCTGACCTGCCAGATGCAGAGAGCACTCGGAGGCTCTTACCCACCCAAGACAGAGGTTGCTAAAGCAGCAGACCCTCAGAAACCTGGCAGTTCAGCTCCTGCTCAGAAGACACTACAGGAGAACCGGAGAGCATCAGGGCTTCAGAAACCACCAGAGCAGCCAGGCCAACCTGGGCTTAAGCAGAGTAATGCTACCCCATCTACACAGCAGGAGCCTGGGAAGCCTCAGCAACAGCTTCCAAAAAGTGGAGCCTCTCCTGCCAAAGCTGTGCCACCAGAGGCCCCGCCCACCAAAGAGCAGTCAGGGGGTTTCTTTGGCTTTGGTGGTGCAAAATCTCAGCCTGCCCCCTCAAAGCCTGAAGACTCAGTGTCTGGGAAGAT CTTCCCCAAGGTGACTGCAGCAGCCCATGCCTCTCCCAAGATGCCCCCTGCAAAGGAGACCAAACCACCTGTTGCTCAGAAAGCAGAGGAGAAGAAAGCAGAGCAACCCCAGCAGGTCAAGATCCCCCCATTAGTACAGGCCAAAGTGGACAAACCCCCATCAGAGCCTCCAAAGGGAGCAGCATCCTCCCAACCAGCTCCCAAAGCAGGCCAATCTACCTGTCCACTCTGCAAGGTGGAACTCAACAAGGGCTCCAAGGACCCTCCCAactacaacacctgcacagaatgCAAGAACACTGTCTGCAACCTCTGTGGATTTAACCCCATGCCAAACGTTACAGAG GTGAATGAGTGGCTGTGTTTGAACTGCCAGATGAAGAGAATGGAATCCCCAGGACTTCCCATGATAAAACCCCAACCTTCTCCCAACAACGGATCTGCACCTCAGAAGACCACTGTCCCACCCACCACACCCCAAAAGAAAGACACTCCAACACCAGACTCCCCCCAGAGGAAACCTGTTACATCAGCAACACAGCCACCCAAGACAGAGGTTGCTAAAGCAGCAGACCCTCAGAAACCTGGCAGTTCAGCTCCTGCTCAGAAGACACTACAGGAGAACCGGAGAGCATCAGGGCTTCAGAAACCACCAGAGCAGCCAGGCCAACCTGGGCTTAAGCAGAGTAATGCCACCCCATCTACACAGCAGGAGCCTGGGAAGCCTCAGCAACAGCTTCCAAAAAGTGGAGCCTCTCCTGCCAAAGCTGTGCCACCAGAGGCCCCGCCCACCAAAGAGCAGTCAGGGGGTTTCTTTGGCTTTGGTGGTGCAAAATCTCAGCCTGCCCCCTCAAAGCCTGAAGACTCAGTGTCTGGGAAGATGTTTGGCTTTGGCTCCTCTATCTTCAGCTCTGCATCCACTTTGATCACCTCAGCTGTTCAGGATGAGCCCCGCTTCACACCGCCAGCTTCCCCCAAGGGGTCTGCAGCAGCCCAGGCCTCTCCTAAGATGCCCCCTGCAAAGGAGATCAAACCACCAGCTGCtcagagagcagaggagaagaaAGCAGAGCAACCCCAGCAGGTCAAGGTCCCCCCATCAGTACATGCCAAAGTGGACAAACTCCCATCAGATCCTCCAAAGGGAGGAGCATCTTCCCAACCAGCTCCCAAAGCAGGCCAATCTACCTGTCTACTCTGCAAGGTGGAACTCAACAAGGGCTCCAAGGATCCTCCCAACTTCAACACCTGCACCGAATGCAAGAACACTGTCTGCAACCTCTGTGGATTTAACCCCATGCCAAATGTTTCTGAG GTGAAGGAGTGGATGTGGCTGTGCCTGAACTGTCAGATGCAGAGAGCACTAGGAGGAATGGAAGATCCAGAACATCCCATGATGAAACCCAAACCTTCACCCAACCAAGTCTCAGCTCCTGCTGCTCCTCAAAAGAAAGACACTCCAACATCATCTGGGCCCCATAAAGTGGCCACTGCACCAGCTTCACCCAAAAAGAAGCCAGTGACTCGAGCCTCTCAGCCTGCCCCCTCAAAGCCTGAAGACTCTGTGTCTGGGAAGATGCTTGGCTTTGGTTCCTCCATCTTCAGCTCTGCATCCACGTTGATCACCTCAGCTGTTCAGGATGAGCACCGCACCACACCTCCAGCTTCTCCCAAGGTGACTGCAGCAGCCCAGGCCTCTCCCAAGATGCCCCCTGCAAAGGAGACCTCCCAACCAGCTCCTAAAGCAGGCCAGTCCACCTGTCCACTCTGCAAGGTGGAACTCAACAAGGGATCCAAGGACCCTCCCAACTACAACATCTGCACTGAATGCAAGAACACTGTCTGCAACCTCTGTGGATTCAACCCCATGCCAAACGTTCCCGAG GAGTGGCTGTGTCTGAACTGCCAGATGCAGAGAACTCTTGGTGGAATGGAACCCCCAGAACCCCCCGATGATTAA